A single window of Microbispora hainanensis DNA harbors:
- a CDS encoding NAD(P)-binding domain-containing protein, protein MPDNILDYLVIGAGPAGLQMGHFLHRAGRSYRILEAAPEPGAFFRTFPRHRTLISVNKKYTGWDDPELNLRMDWNSLLSDDPRLLFTHYSDRYFPAAEDLLRYLEDFAAFHGLHVTYDARVAEITRPDAAGPFTVTDEHGRTYRARRVIVATGVTRPNVPPIPGIETAEPYGTHSTDPADYTNLRVLIIGKGNSAFETADNLVETAAVIHVAGPRSVRLAWRTHFVGHLRAFNANFLDTYQLKLQNAVLDGDVRRIERRADGSYLVTVAFVRADEVTKDIPYDKVIVCTGFRFDAAIFSPECRPELTIGDRFPALTPAYESVNVPGLHFAGTLTQSLDFKRGTNAFIHGFRYGVRALHRLLEHRNHGVPWPGRDLPADPDALAAAVLERVNRSSALWQQFGVLADMIVPDGNGGMRYLEELPLDLQGPPLGDAGHYAITLEYGPHHDKIDPFDISVGRIRQSDAERADEGHYLHPVVRRYRGGVVEAVHHVTENLENDWTSEEVHLRPLRDFFQRQSLPVSV, encoded by the coding sequence GTGCCGGACAACATCCTGGACTACCTGGTGATCGGTGCCGGACCGGCGGGCCTGCAGATGGGCCACTTCCTGCACCGGGCGGGGCGCAGCTACCGGATTCTCGAGGCGGCGCCCGAGCCCGGCGCGTTCTTCCGGACCTTTCCCCGCCATCGCACGCTCATCTCCGTCAACAAGAAGTACACCGGATGGGACGACCCGGAGCTCAACCTCCGGATGGACTGGAACTCGCTGCTGTCGGACGACCCCCGTCTCCTGTTCACGCACTACAGCGACCGGTATTTCCCCGCCGCCGAGGACCTCCTCCGCTATCTGGAGGACTTCGCCGCCTTCCACGGCCTGCACGTCACGTACGACGCCCGGGTCGCGGAGATCACGCGCCCGGACGCCGCGGGGCCGTTCACGGTGACCGACGAGCACGGCCGGACCTACCGGGCGCGGCGGGTGATCGTCGCGACGGGGGTCACCCGGCCCAACGTCCCGCCCATCCCCGGCATCGAGACGGCCGAGCCGTACGGCACGCACTCGACCGACCCCGCGGACTACACGAACCTGCGGGTGCTGATCATCGGCAAGGGCAACTCGGCCTTCGAGACCGCCGACAACCTCGTCGAGACGGCCGCGGTCATCCACGTGGCCGGGCCGCGCTCGGTGCGCCTGGCCTGGCGGACCCACTTCGTGGGTCACCTGCGCGCGTTCAACGCCAACTTCCTCGACACCTATCAGCTCAAGTTGCAGAACGCCGTGCTGGACGGCGACGTCAGGCGCATCGAGCGCCGGGCCGACGGCTCCTACCTGGTCACGGTGGCCTTCGTCCGGGCCGACGAGGTCACCAAGGACATCCCGTACGACAAGGTGATCGTCTGCACCGGATTCCGGTTCGACGCCGCCATCTTCTCGCCCGAGTGCCGTCCCGAGCTGACGATCGGGGACCGGTTCCCCGCGCTGACCCCGGCGTACGAGTCGGTCAACGTGCCCGGTCTCCACTTCGCCGGCACGCTCACCCAGTCGCTCGACTTCAAGCGCGGCACCAACGCGTTCATCCACGGTTTCCGCTACGGCGTGCGCGCCCTGCACCGCTTGCTGGAGCACCGGAATCACGGCGTCCCCTGGCCGGGCCGCGACCTGCCCGCCGACCCGGACGCCCTCGCGGCGGCCGTGCTCGAACGGGTCAACCGCAGCTCGGCGCTGTGGCAGCAGTTCGGAGTGCTCGCCGACATGATCGTCCCGGACGGGAACGGCGGCATGCGCTACCTGGAGGAGCTGCCGCTCGACCTGCAGGGCCCGCCGCTCGGCGACGCGGGCCACTACGCGATCACCCTGGAGTACGGCCCGCACCATGACAAGATCGACCCCTTCGACATCAGCGTGGGGCGGATCAGGCAGAGCGACGCGGAGCGGGCGGACGAGGGCCACTATCTCCACCCGGTCGTACGCCGCTACAGAGGCGGCGTGGTGGAGGCCGTCCACCACGTGACCGAGAACCTGGAGAACGACTGGACCTCGGAAGAGGTGCACCTGCGCCCGCTCCGGGACTTCTTCCAGCGTCAGAGCCTCCCTGTTTCGGTGTGA
- a CDS encoding alpha-hydroxy acid oxidase, with translation MTAVLATIRDFEAAARARLDPAHYDYFAGGAGDEVTVKANEAAFARLGLLPRVLRGAGTPQIGVTLLGSRMAMPVLVAPTAFHRLADPEGEKATARAVAAAETIMIVSMAATVAVEDVAAAAPGATLWFQLYVQPDMAFTEAIVRRAEKAGCAALVVTVDSPARGRRDQDVRNGFDDLPEGMHCENLRDGDGDHDADGDGDRGPVRPIVMSPAISWEHVDLLRRMTRLPIVLKGVTHPADARLALDHGVSALYVSNHGGRQLDTVPATVDLLPEIVAAVGGAVPVLVDGGIRRGTDVVKALALGASAVAVGRPVIWGLAAGGECGVARVLEMLRDEVEHALTLCGLASVRDLEPGLVRRC, from the coding sequence GTGACGGCCGTGCTGGCGACGATCCGGGACTTCGAGGCGGCGGCCCGCGCCCGGCTGGACCCCGCCCACTACGACTATTTCGCCGGTGGGGCCGGCGACGAGGTCACGGTGAAGGCCAACGAGGCGGCGTTCGCCCGGCTCGGGCTGCTGCCGCGTGTCCTGCGCGGCGCGGGAACCCCGCAGATCGGGGTCACCCTGCTGGGCAGCCGCATGGCCATGCCGGTGCTGGTGGCGCCGACCGCGTTCCACCGGCTCGCCGACCCGGAGGGGGAGAAGGCCACGGCCCGCGCGGTGGCCGCCGCGGAGACCATCATGATCGTGAGCATGGCCGCCACGGTCGCGGTCGAGGACGTCGCGGCGGCGGCGCCGGGCGCCACCCTGTGGTTCCAGCTCTACGTGCAGCCCGACATGGCGTTCACCGAGGCGATCGTCCGGCGTGCCGAGAAGGCCGGCTGCGCGGCGCTGGTCGTCACCGTGGACTCGCCTGCCCGGGGACGCCGGGACCAGGACGTACGCAACGGCTTCGACGACCTGCCCGAGGGCATGCACTGCGAGAACCTGCGCGACGGCGACGGCGACCACGACGCTGACGGTGACGGCGACCGGGGCCCGGTGCGGCCGATCGTCATGTCACCGGCGATCTCCTGGGAGCATGTCGATCTGCTGCGGCGGATGACCCGGCTGCCGATCGTGCTCAAGGGCGTCACGCATCCCGCCGACGCGCGCCTCGCCCTCGACCACGGCGTCTCGGCGCTGTACGTCTCCAATCACGGCGGACGGCAGCTCGACACCGTTCCCGCCACCGTCGATCTGCTGCCGGAGATCGTGGCCGCCGTCGGCGGGGCCGTCCCGGTGCTGGTGGACGGCGGGATCCGGCGCGGCACCGACGTGGTCAAGGCGCTGGCGCTGGGCGCGTCCGCCGTCGCGGTCGGCCGTCCGGTGATCTGGGGCCTGGCGGCGGGCGGCGAGTGCGGCGTGGCCCGCGTGCTCGAAATGCTGCGGGACGAGGTCGAGCACGCGCTCACCCTGTGCGGCCTCGCCTCGGTCCGTGACCTCGAACCGGGATTGGTGCGGCGATGCTGA
- a CDS encoding cytochrome P450, with the protein MLTAVWAAAAVVVVISLPRWLPGRVVALRGWVFTRINGEESITVPGDLVGVDRFREVYSHPAASGRSEGAALSDLFWYWLSPGPEMHQEHLEAGERYDAVALATRRILSVPRARVEELTRSCVVRALEGGRGDRRRVVRLRDLMMPVWAEFSYELVFGEPCPPHARDLIVGNADDVVTALKCCGLRHMDRRDRLTAYLVESLPRVKHELPAGLTTRECALYLQGAFFNTAVVQMSEATAHVLMALARHPDVQARARAGDDRYLDQVIAETLRLYPLFGIAHRITTGDIPLGEDVVIPAGSVLCFDYPAFHRAGFPDPGRFDPGRFAPGHAPVRELNHIPFGMPANRPCPAWRLAPLALRVAVREILRAYELDSTAAHTRSLPNRGPCLLTPLDPAGSAAARHGPGRRLTLLYMRLKDGWEDVWRSLVQLVLGTYMVWDARRLRLCERHFSGHARPEGT; encoded by the coding sequence ATGCTGACGGCGGTGTGGGCGGCCGCGGCCGTCGTGGTCGTGATCAGCCTGCCCCGGTGGCTGCCCGGGCGGGTCGTCGCGCTGCGCGGCTGGGTGTTCACGAGGATCAACGGCGAGGAGAGCATCACGGTGCCCGGCGACCTCGTCGGCGTCGACCGGTTCAGGGAGGTCTACTCCCATCCGGCCGCCTCCGGCCGGAGCGAGGGCGCCGCCCTGTCGGACCTGTTCTGGTATTGGCTGTCGCCGGGGCCCGAGATGCACCAGGAGCACCTGGAGGCCGGGGAGCGGTACGACGCCGTCGCCCTCGCCACGCGCCGCATCCTGTCCGTGCCGCGGGCGCGGGTGGAGGAGCTGACCCGATCGTGCGTCGTACGGGCACTGGAGGGCGGGCGCGGGGACAGACGTCGGGTGGTCCGGCTGCGCGACCTGATGATGCCGGTCTGGGCGGAGTTCTCCTACGAGCTCGTCTTCGGCGAGCCGTGCCCGCCGCATGCCCGTGATCTCATCGTCGGCAACGCGGACGACGTCGTGACCGCGCTCAAGTGCTGCGGCCTGCGGCACATGGACCGGCGCGACCGGCTGACCGCCTATCTCGTCGAGTCGCTGCCCCGCGTGAAACACGAGCTGCCCGCGGGCCTGACCACCCGGGAGTGCGCGCTGTATCTCCAGGGCGCCTTCTTCAACACGGCCGTCGTGCAGATGTCGGAGGCCACGGCCCATGTGCTGATGGCGCTCGCCCGGCACCCGGACGTACAGGCCAGGGCGCGGGCCGGAGACGACCGCTACCTCGACCAGGTGATCGCGGAGACGCTGCGGCTCTATCCGCTCTTCGGCATCGCCCACCGGATCACCACAGGCGACATCCCCCTCGGCGAGGACGTCGTCATCCCGGCCGGTTCGGTGCTGTGCTTCGACTACCCCGCCTTCCACCGCGCGGGCTTCCCCGACCCCGGGCGTTTCGATCCCGGCCGCTTCGCCCCCGGGCACGCCCCGGTCAGGGAGCTCAACCACATCCCGTTCGGCATGCCGGCGAACCGTCCCTGCCCGGCGTGGCGGCTCGCGCCGCTCGCCCTGCGGGTCGCGGTCCGGGAGATCCTGCGGGCGTACGAGCTCGACTCCACCGCCGCGCACACCCGGTCGCTGCCCAACCGGGGACCGTGCCTGCTCACCCCCCTGGATCCAGCAGGCTCGGCGGCGGCGCGGCACGGGCCGGGACGCCGCCTGACGCTGCTGTACATGCGGCTCAAGGACGGCTGGGAGGACGTCTGGCGCAGCCTGGTCCAGCTCGTCCTCGGCACGTACATGGTGTGGGACGCGCGGCGGCTGCGGCTGTGCGAGCGCCACTTCTCCGGCCACGCCCGTCCCGAGGGCACGTAG
- a CDS encoding cation:proton antiporter: MPVPALLSVSAPDSPPALAALAEQAQAVDPNLELVLRVLPALAVILLTAAVCGRLANMVLQPRVVGEMVAGVLLGPTLLGAVFPDAQEALFPDEVRPVLYVLSTLGLTLYMFLVGAGIDHDAREPGELRKAGVLAAAGILSPVVLGGAAGLALWDSLSRPDVGRIEFALFLGGALSLTAFPMLARILYERGLQNSRIGRVALLAASIDDAAAWCLLAALSAVHLGGGTGDTLRTIALAALFAVVMLGVVAPLLRPLGRRVARTGSLSAGAVYVIVLVPLTAGWITDAIGVYSVFGGFIAGLSMPRDPAFRAVLHGRMMDVVSTLLLPVFFAFSGLNTHLGGIAGSSALLTFALILALAFSGKYFGCSLATRALGFGWRESWAMGAMMNARGLMILIFINIGLAQGMITQELFAMLVLVAVLTTAGAMPLYKLALPERHERAGAATTGSATPVGAAAGETGFN; encoded by the coding sequence ATGCCCGTTCCGGCCCTTCTCTCCGTTTCCGCCCCTGATTCTCCCCCCGCCCTCGCCGCCCTTGCCGAGCAGGCCCAAGCGGTCGATCCCAACCTGGAGCTGGTCCTCAGGGTGCTGCCTGCCCTGGCCGTCATCCTGCTGACCGCCGCGGTGTGCGGCCGGCTGGCCAACATGGTGCTGCAGCCGCGTGTCGTCGGCGAGATGGTCGCCGGCGTCCTGCTCGGGCCGACGCTGCTCGGCGCGGTGTTTCCCGACGCGCAGGAGGCACTGTTCCCCGACGAGGTCAGGCCGGTCCTGTACGTGCTCAGCACCCTCGGCCTGACGTTGTACATGTTCCTGGTCGGGGCGGGGATCGACCACGACGCCCGGGAGCCGGGCGAGCTGCGCAAGGCGGGCGTGCTCGCGGCGGCGGGCATCCTCTCTCCGGTGGTGCTCGGCGGCGCCGCCGGTCTCGCCCTGTGGGACAGCCTCTCCCGCCCGGACGTCGGCCGGATCGAGTTCGCCCTGTTCCTCGGGGGAGCGCTGTCGCTGACCGCGTTCCCCATGCTCGCCAGGATCCTGTACGAGCGCGGGCTGCAGAACTCCCGTATCGGCCGGGTCGCCCTGCTGGCCGCCTCGATCGACGACGCCGCGGCGTGGTGCCTGCTCGCGGCGCTGTCGGCGGTGCACCTGGGCGGCGGCACCGGTGACACGCTGCGCACCATCGCCCTGGCGGCGCTGTTCGCGGTGGTGATGCTCGGGGTGGTGGCCCCGCTGCTGCGCCCCCTCGGCCGCCGCGTCGCGCGGACCGGGAGCCTCAGCGCCGGAGCCGTGTACGTGATCGTGCTGGTGCCGCTCACGGCCGGATGGATCACCGACGCGATCGGCGTCTACTCGGTCTTCGGCGGCTTCATCGCCGGGTTGTCGATGCCGCGCGATCCGGCGTTCCGCGCCGTTCTGCACGGCCGGATGATGGACGTCGTATCGACCCTGCTGCTGCCCGTCTTCTTCGCGTTCTCGGGGCTGAACACCCATCTCGGCGGCATCGCCGGAAGCTCCGCGCTCCTGACGTTCGCGCTTATTCTGGCCCTGGCCTTCTCCGGGAAGTATTTCGGCTGTTCGCTGGCGACGCGGGCGTTGGGATTCGGCTGGCGTGAATCCTGGGCCATGGGCGCGATGATGAACGCCCGCGGACTGATGATCCTCATCTTCATCAACATCGGCCTGGCACAGGGCATGATCACGCAGGAGCTCTTCGCCATGCTCGTCCTCGTGGCGGTGCTCACCACCGCGGGGGCCATGCCCCTGTACAAGCTCGCGCTGCCGGAGCGCCACGAGCGGGCAGGCGCGGCGACCACGGGGAGCGCGACCCCGGTGGGCGCGGCGGCCGGCGAAACCGGTTTCAACTAA
- a CDS encoding response regulator transcription factor, producing MRLLLVEDDRELGDMLVEVFADQGYTVDLALEGQRGLHLALSRGYDVMIIDRGLPVVDGLDLLRRLRKQAVTAPVLMLTAFGALADRVTGLDAGAEDYLVKPFEIEELLARVRALHRRNLDQAALLPLGDGWLDSASCTVRLPSGEQVPLSGRECRLLHALAARPRQVHTRTSLRQRIFDGARTEAIVDTYVYYLRAKLGHNVVRTVRGVGYRLGEL from the coding sequence ATGCGCCTGCTGCTCGTGGAGGACGACCGCGAGCTGGGAGACATGCTGGTCGAGGTGTTCGCCGACCAGGGCTACACGGTCGACCTGGCGCTGGAGGGCCAGCGGGGCCTGCATCTGGCGCTGAGCCGCGGCTACGACGTGATGATCATCGACCGTGGGCTGCCAGTGGTCGACGGGCTCGATCTGCTGCGGCGGCTGCGCAAGCAGGCCGTCACCGCTCCGGTGCTGATGCTCACCGCCTTCGGCGCCCTCGCCGACCGGGTCACCGGACTCGACGCGGGCGCCGAAGACTATCTGGTCAAGCCGTTCGAGATCGAGGAGCTGCTGGCCAGGGTGCGCGCCCTGCACCGCAGAAACCTGGACCAGGCCGCGCTGCTGCCGCTCGGCGACGGCTGGCTCGACTCCGCGTCCTGCACCGTACGGCTGCCGTCCGGCGAGCAGGTGCCGCTGTCCGGCCGGGAGTGCCGGCTGCTCCACGCGCTGGCGGCCCGCCCCCGGCAGGTGCACACGCGTACGTCGCTGCGGCAGCGGATCTTCGACGGCGCCAGGACCGAGGCCATCGTGGACACCTACGTCTACTACCTGCGCGCCAAACTGGGGCACAACGTCGTCCGTACGGTGCGGGGCGTGGGGTATCGCCTGGGTGAGCTGTGA